One Ostrea edulis chromosome 6, xbOstEdul1.1, whole genome shotgun sequence genomic window, aaaaaaaaaaaaaaaaaagatcttaaaaataatttctttaaacACCAGTAgagcactggtattaaactgatgatagtaacgatcgttgaaaaaacagggaggatgatagtaacggaaatgaatgatgatagtaacgtaagaaCTTTCATTACTATCATCCTTGCTGTTTTTTCAActacgaattttctgttcatatgagccgtataaaagataaaactaCACCTACATTCATATCATtcacaaataaacaatacaaatagatataataagtaaacatGCTCTTTCCGGAATTTTCTTCCGCCACATTTAAAATGTCTTAACTATATATGATTTCTGTCTAGAATAATAGATCACATTTCTAATTGTTTGAGTAAACGTAAAATGAAACGGTTGAATTCCGGACAAGCAGTGTAAGACTGATGTCTTATATATAGGATCTCttatggtttgtggtttgatatgaattatatccaacaagttgtgtgttttctatccccgagCTTTGGtgatatcaaaccacaaaccatggaagattctttttatcacatgttacacacacccccccctcctccctcAGTTTTTTATTGTTTGACCTTCGAAGCCCCATAACACTCTAGCTACTTTGTTTTGATACTATTACGCAGAAAGAAAAAGTGCCAGTACACAAATAAATCATGTTGGAGAAGAGTTTTATTTAAATTGTTGAATGAAGTTAATCAAATCAGAGTATGAATTTTCACAAtattaacattttatatcaagTCTGTCGTCCGAGTCGTAGATCACACATGGTATTTTTTGGATGTTTATGATTATTTTCCATTCACAAAGTTTTGAACTCCTCCTGCCAACTTTATTGTTGTGTTTGTAACTCCACTACACTATTTTGAGTGAATTGAAACCGAGTGGTGGATCTGAATTGTTATGCTGTTGAATTTGAAAGACttgtcaaaatatttctttgttgGATTCATTTAAACTGCTATAGTTTTTGATTGATTAGATATTTTTGTGACTAGTTTAATATCTGCATAATTTGGTTGGCATGCAGGTATGTTAATTTCACTTAATTTTTTAATCTTAAAAATGTTTGCGAGCACTGTGATTCGTTAATCTTTTGTCCCCAAGAATTCCCACTGCAGCTGTCATTCTTTTCAAGATAGACGCTAATCGATCTTTACAACAGTAAACAAACTATGTAAAATTTACATACATTAATGACATCACACGCGGCGTAGGAAAACACagtgtaataattaaaattcaTGTCCTGGGCGATATCCACTCAATAAAGGGGTAAACATGTGATGAATATAGAATATGTTATAACTGTTATGTGCTGGTACCATTTCTGATCATGTCATGTAcattatgtttatttaacaatctaaatcttataaaaaataattctttttagaAATGGGGAGTTCATCTTCTAGAAACACTGAAGCTTCTAAAAGACGTTATCTCATAGGTACTTTGGACAGAAAATCTCCAGTAGAACAAAAGTTTTATGGCCTTTGTCAGCTATTGAATTTAAATGTGGTCTGTCAAAACAAGGAGACAAATGAAAACGGCAACAGAGGTACCCTCTCCTCCCGACAAAGTGTCAGTGTGGAGTTTTGTAGTGATGGATGTAAACTCTTTAAACCTTTGTTCCTCAGTAAACCTCTGTACTTCTATGAAACATTCGTTAGTTGGAGAGCACATTATGATGTTGAACAACTACAGATGAGGCTAATGCGGAAAAAAGAAAGCATGTGTTTGGTACCAATAGGGAGTTTCCCATCCTTTGTCATGGATTTCAAGCTTACAATAGGTGATAAATCATGCTCactatttgatattttacaaaTGTTTCTCGAGATATTTTACCAAGGAATGCCAGTTGTTTGGTTAAATTCTGTTGATCCTGAAAAAGAAAACTGGAATATAACTACGAGGAACCATAAAGTTACAGGGAAGAAACAGTGCCTTACGTCGGATTTTTATCCCCGACTCAAGAAATGGAAGCCAAGAAATTGTTACTGCATCATGGGGTTAACATGGACAGATCTTTATCCAACTGAAAACTTGAATTTTGTTCTGGGTGAAGCTTCTAAAAGACACAGATCAGGTGTTTTCAGTTTTGGAAGATTTGAACcaaaatcatatgataaagaaaatacTAGAGACATTGAAGAAATTGATGTGCACATCTTATGGAAATTATTAAAGGTAAAAAAtgcttcatatatatatatatatatatatatatatatatatatatatatatatatatacatactgaaTTTTCTTTCAGAATTTATTAAAGGCAAGATTTGCACAAGTTTATCTTATTTGCCATTCTCTCTTATTTGTATAGGTATCAAGCCATGAATTAGGGCATCTGTTTGGAATTTCACATTGTGACTTTTTCCTTTGTGGAATGAATGGCAGTTCATCAGTGGAGGAAGCCATGTCACAACCTCTCTTCTTCTGCCCGGTGTGCATTAGAAAACTCCAGCATGCTTGTAAATTTGACATTGTTCAGCGGTACAGAAGCCTCAGACAATTCTTTCATGACTTGAACAAGGCAATGCCTTGTGAAAACTTTGAGCATAATGTAGAATGGTTGGAGAGCTGTTTAACATTTTTGTTAGAGGACTCctaagaaaacatttaaaatattaatgtaaTTTATAAAATACCAGTGACatcatacattgtatgttaGATCATACATGATGTTTCTGACATTTTTTCTAAAgttatattttcatcttctctatATAAAGAGTTCTTGTTTGATTTCCGAAgtaggtttaaattttatagtgtagtaatattaccataCTTTGTATGTCAGCCTggtttcatcttttctagcccagtagttcataaggtagctcattacaccaataATTATACTTTTTATGACACACATCACAAGATGGCAATTCAAATGTTTTGTCAAATTATTTGTATCAGTCactttgtttgtctatcatggTAGTTCAGTGGATAAAGTGTCTGGTCATTGACCCACAAATCCAAgttcaaatccaccagtcttttgttcatatttttttgaaaatcgtaTTTTCTATCCAAAATTGCATatgttttgcctttttggcatgTATCACATCTTTCATAATTAACCATTTCGTATTTATCTGAAAAAATGTTTCAAACCTAGTTTTGCATTTTCttagttatctcccttttgaagtgAACATGACCCTTCATGTAAAGAAATTTTAATCCCCTTTACCTAGTATTGCTCtatgccaaatttggttgaaatggCCTAATgattctagagaagaagtcaaaaacggggggggggggggggggggacgggtgatcagaagaaaaaaacaactcGCTTGATCTTATAGCTCTGTGAGCTAAAGAAAGAGAGAgggaagaaaaagaaaacattcgATTAGAccaagaagtaaaaaaaaaatatagcgtTATATAGATTCTTTCTTTTATTCTGTATTGAAATAAACATTCTGATAATGCATGTCTatgatttaaataaataaaacagtcAACACTGAAACAAGGATAACAAGTAGTTAATTGACGTCCTTGTACTTCTGCTGCCAATACTCCACGGATTTTCCTGAATATTGCTCATCATCGTAATCTTTTGTTTTGCAAACGAGACTGATTCCCATAGAAATTCCCGCTAAAATTCCAAGTGTGCCCCCTGAGGCGGATAATGCAAGC contains:
- the LOC125647740 gene encoding archaemetzincin-2-like, with protein sequence MGSSSSRNTEASKRRYLIGTLDRKSPVEQKFYGLCQLLNLNVVCQNKETNENGNRGTLSSRQSVSVEFCSDGCKLFKPLFLSKPLYFYETFVSWRAHYDVEQLQMRLMRKKESMCLVPIGSFPSFVMDFKLTIGDKSCSLFDILQMFLEIFYQGMPVVWLNSVDPEKENWNITTRNHKVTGKKQCLTSDFYPRLKKWKPRNCYCIMGLTWTDLYPTENLNFVLGEASKRHRSGVFSFGRFEPKSYDKENTRDIEEIDVHILWKLLKVSSHELGHLFGISHCDFFLCGMNGSSSVEEAMSQPLFFCPVCIRKLQHACKFDIVQRYRSLRQFFHDLNKAMPCENFEHNVEWLESCLTFLLEDS